A window of the Gossypium arboreum isolate Shixiya-1 chromosome 2, ASM2569848v2, whole genome shotgun sequence genome harbors these coding sequences:
- the LOC108479769 gene encoding proline-rich receptor-like protein kinase PERK4: MEASSEYSSSQGPPAPTSGSSPKSSSPSSSPSKSPSPPSPSTSRSPASPPRSVASQKNDGNYQSPPSGKSSSGNGHNHHSPPPRKNGSNHHKGSAHPKSSSNKGDVDGKFVIIGAAAGAGLLLFVVVIFFVVKCGRPKKKKQNPQFQPQGSCDPRYYNTNGGVPPPNGYGGGNGWSSSSPMPPPSGGNGWSSSSPMPPGPIFSGSGRQIYSGSGPIYSGEATSNNFSSPYHQQMPPPPPNFSIGFNKNSFTYEELSVATNEFSQANMIGQGGFGYVFKGVLPNGKEVAIKCMKAGSGQGDREFQAEVEIVSRVHHRHLVSLVGFCVAGDQRMLVYDFVPNKTLEHHLHGKGVPVMDFTCRLRIALGAAKGLAYLHEDCHPRIIHRDIKGANILIDNNFEAMVADFGLVRLTAENHTHVSTRVMGTFGYLAPEYASTGKLTEKSDVFSFGIMLLELITGKPPVDLTNKMEDTLVDWARPLLDRALATGNHDELIDPRLEGNYDHSEMQRMVACASASIRHSAKRRPKMSQIVRALQGDAALDDLNMWVKPTDSNISSLGLPSQEFSNSEYNSSGDMQNQRRS, from the exons atggaagcatCCTCTGAGTACTCTTCATCTCAAGGTCCTCCAGCACCGACATCAGGTTCATCACCAAAAAGCTCTTCGCCGTCGTCGTCGCCGTCAAAATCGCCTTCTCCGCCTTCGCCTTCGACATCGCGTTCGCCGGCGTCACCTCCTCGGTCGGTGGCTTCTCAAAAGAACGATGGTAATTATCAATCTCCTCCGTCTGGTAAAAGTAGCAGCGGCAACGGCCACAACCACCATTCTCCTCCACCTCGTAAAAATGGTAGTAATCATCATAAAGGATCAGCACATCCCAAAAGTTCATCAAACAAGGGCGATGTGGATGGGAAATTTGTTATAATAGGAGCAGCTGCAGGTGCTGGATTGTTGCTTTTTGTTGTCGTTATTTTCTTTGTAGTTAAATGTGGACGTCcaaagaagaagaaacaaaatcCACAATTCCAACCACAAG GTAGCTGTGATCCACGTTATTATAACACAAATGGGGGAGTACCACCACCAAATGGCTATGGTGGCGGCAATGGATGGAGTTCGTCATCCCCAATGCCACCACCAAGTGGTGGCAATGGATGGAGTTCATCATCCCCAATGCCACCAGGACCAATTTTTAGCGGTTCAGGAAGACAAATTTATAGTGGTTCAGGACCAATTTATAGTGGTGAAGCAACAAGCAACAATTTCTCAAGTCCATACCATCAACAAATGCCACCACCACCCCCAAACTTTTCTATTGGGTTCAACAAAAACAGTTTCACTTACGAAGAGCTTTCGGTTGCTACAAACGAATTTTCTCAAGCGAATATGATCGGTCAAGGTGGTTTTGGATACGTTTTCAAAGGTGTATTACCAAATGGAAAAGAAGTTGCAATAAAGTGCATGAAAGCTGGTAGTGGTCAAGGAGATAGAGAATTCCAAGCTGAAGTTGAAATAGTTAGTCGAGTCCATCATCGTCACCTCGTGTCACTGGTCGGATTTTGTGTTGCCGGCGATCAACGAATGTTGGTCTATGATTTTGTTCCGAACAAAACATTGGAACATCATCTTCATg GAAAAGGTGTTCCAGTCATGGATTTTACTTGTAGACTTCGTATTGCATTAGGTGCTGCTAAAGGACTTGCTTATCTCCATGAAGACT GCCATCCTCGCATTATTCATCGTGATATCAAAGGTGCCAATATTCTTATCGACAACAACTTTGAAGCTATG GTGGCTGATTTTGGGTTGGTTAGACTCACTGCTGAAAACCACACACATGTTTCAACTCGTGTAATGGGAACATTTGG GTACTTGGCTCCTGAGTATGCTTCAACTGGCAAGTTAACAGAGAAATCAGATGTTTTCTCATTCGGGATTATGCTCTTAGAACTCATAACTGGAAAACCACCTGTTGATCTTACTAATAAAATGGAAGACACCTTGGTGGATTGG GCTCGACCACTTTTGGATCGAGCACTTGCGACTGGTAACCATGATGAGCTCATTGATCCACGTTTGGAGGGTAACTATGACCATAGTGAGATGCAACGCATGGTGGCATGTGCTTCAGCTAGTATCAGACACTCAGCCAAAAGGCGCCCTAAAATGAGTCAG
- the LOC108482528 gene encoding uncharacterized protein LOC108482528: MDASKMLLLSPPSISLPSLKPHTFILTYKKPKLHTPLKVLAMAKDTSESGNGTIDKAAIAGGLVANPVIAWSLYTLKTTGCGLPPGPGGSIGALEGVSYLVVVGIVGWSLYTKAKTGSGLPNGLFGLLGAVEGLSFLSLLAIVVVFGLQFLQSGSIPGPLPSDQCFG; the protein is encoded by the coding sequence ATGGATGCCTCAAAAATGCTGCTACTATCACCGCCATCAATCTCCTTACCTTCACTAAAACCCCATACTTTCATCCTTACATATAAAAAACCCAAGTTACACACCCCACTCAAAGTCCTAGCCATGGCGAAGGACACCAGTGAAAGCGGCAATGGAACCATAGACAAAGCCGCAATAGCCGGTGGCTTGGTTGCCAACCCAGTGATTGCTTGGTCCTTATACACACTCAAGACTACAGGGTGTGGTTTACCCCCTGGACCAGGTGGTTCCATAGGAGCACTTGAAGGTGTTAGCTACCTAGTTGTGGTTGGGATTGTGGGTTGGTCTTTATACACCAAAGCCAAAACTGGTTCGGGTTTGCCTAATGGACTTTTTGGGTTGTTGGGAGCAGTTGAAGGGTTATCGTTCTTATCATTGCTAGCCATTGTGGTTGTTTTTGGGTTGCAGTTCTTGCAGAGTGGTTCCATTCCAGGTCCTCTTCCTAGTGATCAATGCTTTGGGTAA
- the LOC108454601 gene encoding acidic leucine-rich nuclear phosphoprotein 32-related protein, with protein sequence MDEIWERAVETALDGQTDHAAARTLTLDGAVKCVQGRLPPPSILERFENLQHLSIANIGVSSLEQFPRLRNLQKLILSDNRIAGGLEFLVEAGLESLRDLDLSNNRIQYIEDLAPLAQLKLVSLDLYECPVTRVKDYRSRVFALIKSLKYLDKMDAEENERPESDEEEEDEEDDDEYDPGSGEIDGEDRPYRMENGHSEGGEGIVDEDEYEESDADEEEAETGRRVNGQSYEANGFRIEEVGRDDDDDEEEDEDDEGEDNYSGAEIDDDDEDEEDVVEVNEIGDSDDEEDGVEDDDDDEEEDEEEEVDNDEGDLAEPESTGRLTSTEGEIDGHEHGEDDGDDEDDNGETGEEVHGVEDDVEFDDDEDGEEEDEDYGEGYLVQPVDPRNNEENNAEEEEEEEEVEDDHELQVLPSSSQHKRKRNNNQEDDSNDGEEDNDDEDDDVIEFAKASKKHR encoded by the exons ATGGACGAGATCTGGGAGAGAGCCGTGGAGACAGCGTTAGACGGCCAAACTGACCACGCGGCGGCTCGAACCTTGACACTTGACGGTGCGGTGAAGTGCGTTCAAGGTCGCTTACCGCCGCCGAGCATCTTGGAACGATTTGAGAATCTTCAACACCTTTCAATTGCTAACATAGGTGTTTCGTCTCTAGAGCAGTTTCCTCGTCTTCGGAATCTTCAGAAACTTATCCTTTCCGACAATAGGATCGCAGGTGGTCTTGAGTTTTTGGTGGAAGCTGGCCTGGAATCGCTTCGAGACCTGGATTTGTCGAACAATCGGATTCAATATATTGAGGATCTTGCTCCGCTTGCGCAGCTTAAGCTTGTTTCGCTTGATCTTTATGAGTGTCCGGTTACAAGAGTTAAGGATTATCGGTCTAGGGTTTTTGCGTTGATTAAATCGCTGAAATATTTGGATAAAATGGATGCTGAGGAGAATGAAAGGCCGGAGTCTGATGAAGAGGAGGAAGATGAAGAGGATGATGATGAATATGATCCAGGTAGTGGTGAAATTGACGGTGAGGATCGGCCATATAGAATGGAAAACGGACATAGTGAAGGCGGGGAAGGGATTGTTGATGAGGATGAGTACGAAGAGAGTGATGCTGATGAAGAAGAGGCAGAAACAGGTAGAAGAGTAAATGGACAAAGCTACGAGGCTAATGGTTTTAGGATTGAGGAAGTAGGGAGAGATGATGATGACGATGAAGAAGAAGACGAGGATGATGAGGGGGAGGATAATTATTCTGGTGctgaaattgatgatgatgatgaggatGAAGAAGATGTTGTAGAAGTTAATGAAATTGGGGATAGTGATGATGAGGAAGATGGGGTAGAGGATGACGACGACGATGAGGAGGAGGATGAGGAAGAAGAGGTAGATAATGATGAAGGGGATTTGGCTGAGCCAGAGAGTACGGGGCGGTTGACGAGTACAGAAGGGGAGATTGATGGCCATGAACATGGAGAAGATGATGGGGATGATGAGGATGATAATGGTGAGACTGGAGAGGAAGTTCATGGTGTTGAAGATGATGTGGAATTTGATGATGACGAAGACGGTGAAGAGGAG GATGAAGACTACGGTGAAGGTTACCTAGTTCAACCTGTTGACCCGAGGAACAATGAAGAAAACAATGCAgaagaggaggaagaagaagaagaagttgaAGACGACCATGAACTTCAAGTGCTGCCATCATCTTCGCAACATAAGAGAAAGAGAAACAACAATCAGGAGGACGATAGCAATGATGGTGAAGAAGATAACGATGACGAAGATGATGATGTTATCGAGTTTGCAAAGGCATCAAAGAAGCATCGTTAG
- the LOC108470105 gene encoding uncharacterized protein LOC108470105, with the protein MKDDDTLPTTTATANLKKESSDSCLFGRGRYKFWAFAAILLLAFWSMFTGTVTLRWSAGNLNRLSDDIGSPVHDDLDVLEMEEREKVVKHMWDVYTNSRRIRLPRFWQEAFEAAYEELTSDVPGVREAAVTEIAKMSVQYVDLDPPPIQSTSVRELSKGLKGRSKVTSRGQ; encoded by the exons ATGAAGGATGATGACACTCTGCCGACGACGACGGCGACGGCGAATTTGAAAAAGGAAAGCTCAGATTCATGTTTATTTGGTCGTGGCCGGTATAAGTTTTGGGCATTCGCGGCGATTTTGTTGCTGGCATTTTGGTCTATGTTCACCGGAACCGTAACTCTCCGTTGGTCCGCCGGTAATCTCAATCGTCTTTCCGATGATATTGGTAGCCCCGTTCACGATGATCTAGATGTCCTC GAAATGGAGGAGAGGGAAAAGGTGGTGAAGCACATGTGGGATGTGTACACTAACAGCCGTCGGATTAGATTACCGAGGTTTTGGCAAGAGGCGTTTGAAGCTGCATACGAGGAGTTAACCAGTGATGTGCCTGGAGTTAGGGAGGCTGCAGTTACTGAGATCGCTAAGATGTCCGTACAATATGTGGATCTTGATCCTCCTCCTATCCAATCAACG AGTGTAAGAGAACTGAGCAAGGGTCTGAAAGGCAGATCCAAGGTAACTTCAAGAGGTCAATGA